The region TAAACCTTTAACTTTTGTCAATGTAGAAAAATTAACCAGAGGGCTTTGTGGAAAATTTAGACCCAGCCATTTTCAAGGTGTAACGACTGTCGTAACAAAATTGTTTAATATTGTTAATCCGCACACCTCATATTTTGGACAAAAGGATTATCAACAGGCTTTAGTTATTAAACAGATGATTAAGGATTTGAATTTTGACATCGAGCTTGTGATAATGCCTATTGTTCGGGAGAAAGATGGTCTGGCATTAAGCTCAAGAAATACTTATTTGAACAAAGAAGAACGAAAATCCGCTCTGATTTTATATAAATCATTACATCTGGCAAAAAAAATATTAGATTCAGGGGAAAGACTTTCAAGAAATATTATCCTGGCGATGCAGGATTTAATTCAAACAGAAAAGTTAGCCTCGATTCAATATATTGAAATAGTCGATAGCAAAACATTAGAACCAGTTGAACTAATAGAAAAAAAAGTGCTCATTGCCTTAGCGGTTAAAATTGGCAAGACAAGATTAATTGATAATATTTTAATATCGTAGTAACTATTCAGCCACTGATTAACACGGATTAGCACGGATAAATAGCAGAAGGCAGAGAGCAGAGGACAGAGAGCAGAGGGCAGAAGGCAGAGGGCAAAGGCGGGTTGTCCCCCGCTGGCGGGGGATTAAGGGGGTGGAAATCTCTTCCACTGGCACAGGTGAAATCAGGCTAAAGCCTGCGGCTACCAGCCTTCCCGAGTCCCGAACCCCGAGTCCCGAGTCCCGATTTTCAGAAGAACCCTTCAGCCTAATTACGGACAGGGAAAACGGACACGGATTACGAATTTTTAGTGTTTCATCCGTGTCCATCTGTGGCTGAATAGTTACGAATATAAATCCATTAATAATCCTTGAATCATTTCTACCTTAGCCGCAATGTTAATGGGATTAATTTGTGTCTTGAGGACTCCTTCGGTTAATTCAGACAGATTTTTATTAATCTCTTTAATGATGATATTTACCTGTCGCTGACCAAGTTGTGCCTGTAAAGGTCGAACTGTAGTTGTTGTTTCTTCCAGCGAATAGAGGTTTTTAACTACTTTTTCCATAAATGTCTGGACAAGATGTCTATATTGGGTAAGATTTTCATAGATAGGGGATTGAACTAAAATTTTTCCTTGAGCTTCAATTTTATTAAGCAGGTCATCGAGGTATAATTTTAGTTTTTCTTTAGTTGCGGTTTTCAATTCTTCATCAAATGTTTTTCCATCGATTTTTGGCGGGGCATTTTTTTCTTTAATTGAGTCTGTTTGAAAAAGACTTTTATCCGCCATAGCCTCAAGTGGGATATTTGTATTTATCATTTGATTACTCCCTTTTCGTCCAGCAATTCTAATTATGGCAGAAAACACTTGAGATACATTACGATACCTTACACTTTTTCAAAATTAGAATTGCTGCGTTTCGCCAATATGTATTCAATAGAATCGACGAGGGCTAACCATGATGCATCAATAAGATTTTCTGAGACCCCAACCGTGCTCCAGATATTCTTTCCATCTGTAGATTCAATCAATACTCTGACCTTTGCGGCGGTGCCCTCTTTGGCATCCAATACCCTGACTTTATAGTCAGTTAAACGCACTTCTTTTAGTAAGGGATAAGATTCTTCTAATGCCTTTCTCAGGGCAGTATCTAAGGCATGAACAGGACCATCTCCTTCGGCAACTATATATTTTTGTTTGCCTTTTACATCTATCTTAATAATTGCATCAGATGAAAGCTCCCTATTTCTATTTTCGACAATAACCTCAAATTTCTTTAGAGTAAATGCAGATTTATATTTACCTAACACCTTTTTAATGAGCAATTCAAATGAGGCGTCAGCGGCTTC is a window of bacterium DNA encoding:
- the panC gene encoding pantoate--beta-alanine ligase, producing MELINKIKQMKERSDELRRQGKKIGFVPTMGALHEGHLSLMRQAKLKNDVVIISIFVNPIQFVEGEDYQTYPKDFICDVELAKKTGVDIIFYPKVEEMYPDKPLTFVNVEKLTRGLCGKFRPSHFQGVTTVVTKLFNIVNPHTSYFGQKDYQQALVIKQMIKDLNFDIELVIMPIVREKDGLALSSRNTYLNKEERKSALILYKSLHLAKKILDSGERLSRNIILAMQDLIQTEKLASIQYIEIVDSKTLEPVELIEKKVLIALAVKIGKTRLIDNILIS
- a CDS encoding YaaR family protein; its protein translation is MINTNIPLEAMADKSLFQTDSIKEKNAPPKIDGKTFDEELKTATKEKLKLYLDDLLNKIEAQGKILVQSPIYENLTQYRHLVQTFMEKVVKNLYSLEETTTTVRPLQAQLGQRQVNIIIKEINKNLSELTEGVLKTQINPINIAAKVEMIQGLLMDLYS